A single Phalacrocorax aristotelis chromosome 18, bGulAri2.1, whole genome shotgun sequence DNA region contains:
- the ELN gene encoding elastin isoform X9 gives MARQAAAPLLPGVLLLFSILPASQQGGVPGAIPGGGVPGAGFFPGAGIGGLGAGLGAGGKPLKPGAAGLFPGGVYPGGVFPGAASAAALKAAAKAGAAVPGGVQPGVGAAGKPPKIPGAGIPGAFPGGVLPGAGVRFPGVGVLPGVPTGAGVKPKGPGAGAFAGIPGLGGFGGQQPGVPLGYPIKAPKLPGGYGLPYSTGKLPYGFGPGGIGAGIGAVGKAGYPTGTGVGAQAAAAKAAAKYGAGVLPGVGGIPGVGGVVPGVGVVPGVGVGGPAAAAAAAKAAAKAGAFGPGVLPGVGGVPGLVPSVGAVPGLVPGVGGVPGVAGVGAPAAAAAAAKAAKYGAGVGVPGIGGVPGVPGVAGLPGVPGVAGVPGVVPGVGVGGPEAAAAAAKAAAKAAAFGAGRVPGVGVPGIGVPGVGVPGVGVPGVGVPGVGVPGVGVPGLVPGGVIPGVGGPAAAAAAKAAAKAAKYGGLAPGVGGLAPGVGGLAPGVGGLAPGVGGLAPGVGGLAPGVAGVPGVGGPAAAAKAAAKAAKFGAGVGGVPGAVPGVTGVPGVTPGVGVVPGLVPGVGVPGTGILPGAGIPQVGVQPGAKPPKFGVPGVGVPGVGGIPGGLGVGGLGVGGLGVGGLGAGILYPGAVGKPPKPGAGVPGFGVSPIFPGGVAGQLGFGGKPAKTFGGALGALGFRGGVGCAQGKYCGRKRK, from the exons ATGGCAAGGCAGGCAGCTGCACCCCTCCTTCCCGGagtcctcctcctcttctccatcctcccggCTTCCCAGCAAGGag GGGTCCCTGGTGCTATCCCGGGAGGGGGGGTCCCAGGAGCAGGCTTTTTCCCAG GTGCTGGTATTGGAGGTTTGGGAGCAG GACTCGGGGCTGGAGGGAAACCTCTCAAACCAG GTGCTGCGGGTCTTTTCCCCGGAGGTGTCTACCCTGGGGGTGTCTTCCcaggtgctgcttctgctgctgcgCTCAAGGCTGCTGCGAAAGCTG gtgcGGCGGTACCAGGCGGGGTGCAGCCTGGGGTTGGTGCAGCAGGGAAACCCCCCAAAATACCAG GTGCTGGGATTCCTGGAGCTTTCCCAGGCGGCGTGCTCCCTGGTGCAG GTGTGCGCTTCCCTGGCGTAGGGGTGCTGCCCGGAGTACCCACTGGTGCTGGAGTCAAGCCAAAAGGTCCAG GAGCAGGTGCCTTCGCAGGAATCCCTG GACTGGGAGGTTTTGGAGGTCAGCAGCCCGGTGTCCCTCTTGGGTATCCCATCAAAGCTCCTAAGCTCCCAG gTGGCTATGGATTGCCCTACAGCACTGGTAAGCTGCCCTACG GCTTCGGCCCCGGCGGGATAGGAGCCGGCATCGGGGCAGTAGGAAAGGCAGGGTACCCCACCGGAACAG GAGTCGgagcacaagcagcagcagcgaaAGCAGCAGCGAAATATG GAGCCGGTGTCCTGCCTGGGGTTGGCGGCATCCCAGGAGTCGGCGGAGTGGTACCCGGTGTTGGTGTAGTCCCAGGAGTTGGAG TTGGAGGgccggcagcggcggcagcagcagcaaaggcagcgGCGAAGGCAGGAGCTTTCG GTCCAGGGGTGCTGCCCGGGGTTGGTGGTGTCCCAGGCCTCGTGCCCAGCGTTGGTGCTGTCCCCGGATTGGTGCCCGGTGTTGGAGGTGTCCCCGGGGTGGCAG GTGTCGGGGcaccggcagcagcagcagcagcagcaaaggcagctaAGTATG gagctggcgTCGGTGTTCCTGGCATTGGCGGTGTTCCTGGTGTTCCTGGTGTTGCTGGGCTGCCTGGTGTGCCTGGCGTGGCTGGGGTTCCTGGTGTGGTGCCTGGTGTTGGAG TGGGTGGCCCAGAAGCTGCAGCGGCCGCGGCGAAGGCTGCAGCGAAAGCTGCGGCATTTG GAGCAGGACGTGTGCCCGGTGTCGGCGTGCCCGGCATCGGCGTGCCCGGCGTCGGCGTGCCCGGCGTCGGCGTGCCCGGAGTTGGTGTGCCTGGAGTTGGTGTGCCTGGTGTCGGCGTGCCCGGTCTGGTGCCTGGTGGAGTCATACCAG gaGTTGGAGGTCCAGCGGCCGCCGCTGCTGCCAAAGCAGctgccaaggcagccaagtacG GTGGTCTGGCTCCTGGTGTGGGTGGCCTTGCTCCTGGTGTAGGTGGCCTGGCTCCTGGTGTAGGTGGCCTGGCTCCTGGTGTAGGTGGCCTGGCTCCTGGAGTGGGTGGCCTAGCCCCTGGTGTTGCAGGTGTCccag GGGTCGGAGGTCCGGCcgcagcagcaaaagcagcagcgaAGGCAGCTAAATTTG GTGCTGGTGTCGGAGGGGTGCCAGGTGCGGTgcctggtgtcactggagtgcCAGGAGTGACACCCGGCGTCGGTGTCGTGCCTGGGTTGGTGCCGGGTGTGGGGGTACCTGGTACTGGCATCCTCCCCGGGGCAG GCATCCCCCAAGTAGGCGTGCAGCCTGGTGCTAAACCTCCCAAATTCG GTGTTCCCGGGGTTGGAGTCCCAGGGGTCGGCGGCATCCCAG GTGGCCTCGGAGTCGGTGGCCTCGGAGTCGGTGGCCTCGGAGTTGGTGGGCTTGGTGCAG GGATCTTGTATCCAGGCGCTGTTGGGAAACCTCCCAAGCCAG GGGCTGGAGTTCCTGGCTTTGGTGTGTCACCGATATTTCCAG GTGGGGTTGCTGGCCAGCTGGGATTTGGTG GGAAGCCTGCCAAGACCTTCGGAGGAGCCCTCGGTGCCCTGGGCTTTAGAG GTGGCGTGGGCTGCGCACAAGGGAAGTACTGCGGGAGGAAGCGGAAGTAA
- the ELN gene encoding elastin isoform X25: protein MARQAAAPLLPGVLLLFSILPASQQGGVPGAIPGGGVPGAGFFPGAGIGGLGAGLGAGGKPLKPGAAGLFPGGVYPGGVFPGAASAAALKAAAKAGAGIPGAFPGGVLPGAGVRFPGVGVLPGVPTGAGVKPKGPGAGAFAGIPGLGGFGGQQPGVPLGYPIKAPKLPGFGPGGIGAGIGAVGKAGYPTGTGVGAQAAAAKAAAKYGAGVLPGVGGIPGVGGVVPGVGVVPGVGVGGPAAAAAAAKAAAKAGAFGPGVLPGVGGVPGLVPSVGAVPGLVPGVGGVPGVAGVGAPAAAAAAAKAAKYGAGVGVPGIGGVPGVPGVAGLPGVPGVAGVPGVVPGVGVGGPEAAAAAAKAAAKAAAFGAGRVPGVGVPGIGVPGVGVPGVGVPGVGVPGVGVPGVGVPGLVPGGVIPGVGGPAAAAAAKAAAKAAKYGGLAPGVGGLAPGVGGLAPGVGGLAPGVGGLAPGVGGLAPGVAGVPGVGGPAAAAKAAAKAAKFGAGVGGVPGAVPGVTGVPGVTPGVGVVPGLVPGVGVPGTGILPGAGIPQVGVQPGAKPPKFGVPGVGVPGVGGIPGGLGVGGLGVGGLGVGGLGAGILYPGAVGKPPKPGAGVPGFGVSPIFPGGVAGQLGFGGKPAKTFGGALGALGFRGGVGCAQGKYCGRKRK, encoded by the exons ATGGCAAGGCAGGCAGCTGCACCCCTCCTTCCCGGagtcctcctcctcttctccatcctcccggCTTCCCAGCAAGGag GGGTCCCTGGTGCTATCCCGGGAGGGGGGGTCCCAGGAGCAGGCTTTTTCCCAG GTGCTGGTATTGGAGGTTTGGGAGCAG GACTCGGGGCTGGAGGGAAACCTCTCAAACCAG GTGCTGCGGGTCTTTTCCCCGGAGGTGTCTACCCTGGGGGTGTCTTCCcaggtgctgcttctgctgctgcgCTCAAGGCTGCTGCGAAAGCTG GTGCTGGGATTCCTGGAGCTTTCCCAGGCGGCGTGCTCCCTGGTGCAG GTGTGCGCTTCCCTGGCGTAGGGGTGCTGCCCGGAGTACCCACTGGTGCTGGAGTCAAGCCAAAAGGTCCAG GAGCAGGTGCCTTCGCAGGAATCCCTG GACTGGGAGGTTTTGGAGGTCAGCAGCCCGGTGTCCCTCTTGGGTATCCCATCAAAGCTCCTAAGCTCCCAG GCTTCGGCCCCGGCGGGATAGGAGCCGGCATCGGGGCAGTAGGAAAGGCAGGGTACCCCACCGGAACAG GAGTCGgagcacaagcagcagcagcgaaAGCAGCAGCGAAATATG GAGCCGGTGTCCTGCCTGGGGTTGGCGGCATCCCAGGAGTCGGCGGAGTGGTACCCGGTGTTGGTGTAGTCCCAGGAGTTGGAG TTGGAGGgccggcagcggcggcagcagcagcaaaggcagcgGCGAAGGCAGGAGCTTTCG GTCCAGGGGTGCTGCCCGGGGTTGGTGGTGTCCCAGGCCTCGTGCCCAGCGTTGGTGCTGTCCCCGGATTGGTGCCCGGTGTTGGAGGTGTCCCCGGGGTGGCAG GTGTCGGGGcaccggcagcagcagcagcagcagcaaaggcagctaAGTATG gagctggcgTCGGTGTTCCTGGCATTGGCGGTGTTCCTGGTGTTCCTGGTGTTGCTGGGCTGCCTGGTGTGCCTGGCGTGGCTGGGGTTCCTGGTGTGGTGCCTGGTGTTGGAG TGGGTGGCCCAGAAGCTGCAGCGGCCGCGGCGAAGGCTGCAGCGAAAGCTGCGGCATTTG GAGCAGGACGTGTGCCCGGTGTCGGCGTGCCCGGCATCGGCGTGCCCGGCGTCGGCGTGCCCGGCGTCGGCGTGCCCGGAGTTGGTGTGCCTGGAGTTGGTGTGCCTGGTGTCGGCGTGCCCGGTCTGGTGCCTGGTGGAGTCATACCAG gaGTTGGAGGTCCAGCGGCCGCCGCTGCTGCCAAAGCAGctgccaaggcagccaagtacG GTGGTCTGGCTCCTGGTGTGGGTGGCCTTGCTCCTGGTGTAGGTGGCCTGGCTCCTGGTGTAGGTGGCCTGGCTCCTGGTGTAGGTGGCCTGGCTCCTGGAGTGGGTGGCCTAGCCCCTGGTGTTGCAGGTGTCccag GGGTCGGAGGTCCGGCcgcagcagcaaaagcagcagcgaAGGCAGCTAAATTTG GTGCTGGTGTCGGAGGGGTGCCAGGTGCGGTgcctggtgtcactggagtgcCAGGAGTGACACCCGGCGTCGGTGTCGTGCCTGGGTTGGTGCCGGGTGTGGGGGTACCTGGTACTGGCATCCTCCCCGGGGCAG GCATCCCCCAAGTAGGCGTGCAGCCTGGTGCTAAACCTCCCAAATTCG GTGTTCCCGGGGTTGGAGTCCCAGGGGTCGGCGGCATCCCAG GTGGCCTCGGAGTCGGTGGCCTCGGAGTCGGTGGCCTCGGAGTTGGTGGGCTTGGTGCAG GGATCTTGTATCCAGGCGCTGTTGGGAAACCTCCCAAGCCAG GGGCTGGAGTTCCTGGCTTTGGTGTGTCACCGATATTTCCAG GTGGGGTTGCTGGCCAGCTGGGATTTGGTG GGAAGCCTGCCAAGACCTTCGGAGGAGCCCTCGGTGCCCTGGGCTTTAGAG GTGGCGTGGGCTGCGCACAAGGGAAGTACTGCGGGAGGAAGCGGAAGTAA
- the ELN gene encoding elastin isoform X34 encodes MARQAAAPLLPGVLLLFSILPASQQGGVPGAIPGGGVPGAGFFPGAGIGGLGAGLGAGGKPLKPGVGALGGLGPLGLQPGAAGLFPGGVYPGGVFPGAASAAALKAAAKAGAGIPGAFPGGVLPGAGVRFPGVGVLPGVPTGAGVKPKGPGAGAFAGIPGFGPGGIGAGIGAVGKAGYPTGTGVGAQAAAAKAAAKYGAGVLPGVGGIPGVGGVVPGVGVVPGVGVGGPAAAAAAAKAAAKAGAFGPGVLPGVGGVPGLVPSVGAVPGLVPGVGGVPGVAGVGAPAAAAAAAKAAKYGAGVGVPGIGGVPGVPGVAGLPGVPGVAGVPGVVPGVGVGGPEAAAAAAKAAAKAAAFGAGRVPGVGVPGIGVPGVGVPGVGVPGVGVPGVGVPGVGVPGLVPGGVIPGVGGPAAAAAAKAAAKAAKYGGLAPGVGGLAPGVGGLAPGVGGLAPGVGGLAPGVGGLAPGVAGVPGVGGPAAAAKAAAKAAKFGAGVGGVPGAVPGVTGVPGVTPGVGVVPGLVPGVGVPGTGILPGAGIPQVGVQPGAKPPKFGVPGVGVPGVGGIPGGLGVGGLGVGGLGVGGLGAGAGVPGFGVSPIFPGGVAGQLGFGGKPAKTFGGALGALGFRGGVGCAQGKYCGRKRK; translated from the exons ATGGCAAGGCAGGCAGCTGCACCCCTCCTTCCCGGagtcctcctcctcttctccatcctcccggCTTCCCAGCAAGGag GGGTCCCTGGTGCTATCCCGGGAGGGGGGGTCCCAGGAGCAGGCTTTTTCCCAG GTGCTGGTATTGGAGGTTTGGGAGCAG GACTCGGGGCTGGAGGGAAACCTCTCAAACCAG GGGTCGGAGCCCTCGGGGGACTCGGCCCACTTGGCCTGCAGCCAG GTGCTGCGGGTCTTTTCCCCGGAGGTGTCTACCCTGGGGGTGTCTTCCcaggtgctgcttctgctgctgcgCTCAAGGCTGCTGCGAAAGCTG GTGCTGGGATTCCTGGAGCTTTCCCAGGCGGCGTGCTCCCTGGTGCAG GTGTGCGCTTCCCTGGCGTAGGGGTGCTGCCCGGAGTACCCACTGGTGCTGGAGTCAAGCCAAAAGGTCCAG GAGCAGGTGCCTTCGCAGGAATCCCTG GCTTCGGCCCCGGCGGGATAGGAGCCGGCATCGGGGCAGTAGGAAAGGCAGGGTACCCCACCGGAACAG GAGTCGgagcacaagcagcagcagcgaaAGCAGCAGCGAAATATG GAGCCGGTGTCCTGCCTGGGGTTGGCGGCATCCCAGGAGTCGGCGGAGTGGTACCCGGTGTTGGTGTAGTCCCAGGAGTTGGAG TTGGAGGgccggcagcggcggcagcagcagcaaaggcagcgGCGAAGGCAGGAGCTTTCG GTCCAGGGGTGCTGCCCGGGGTTGGTGGTGTCCCAGGCCTCGTGCCCAGCGTTGGTGCTGTCCCCGGATTGGTGCCCGGTGTTGGAGGTGTCCCCGGGGTGGCAG GTGTCGGGGcaccggcagcagcagcagcagcagcaaaggcagctaAGTATG gagctggcgTCGGTGTTCCTGGCATTGGCGGTGTTCCTGGTGTTCCTGGTGTTGCTGGGCTGCCTGGTGTGCCTGGCGTGGCTGGGGTTCCTGGTGTGGTGCCTGGTGTTGGAG TGGGTGGCCCAGAAGCTGCAGCGGCCGCGGCGAAGGCTGCAGCGAAAGCTGCGGCATTTG GAGCAGGACGTGTGCCCGGTGTCGGCGTGCCCGGCATCGGCGTGCCCGGCGTCGGCGTGCCCGGCGTCGGCGTGCCCGGAGTTGGTGTGCCTGGAGTTGGTGTGCCTGGTGTCGGCGTGCCCGGTCTGGTGCCTGGTGGAGTCATACCAG gaGTTGGAGGTCCAGCGGCCGCCGCTGCTGCCAAAGCAGctgccaaggcagccaagtacG GTGGTCTGGCTCCTGGTGTGGGTGGCCTTGCTCCTGGTGTAGGTGGCCTGGCTCCTGGTGTAGGTGGCCTGGCTCCTGGTGTAGGTGGCCTGGCTCCTGGAGTGGGTGGCCTAGCCCCTGGTGTTGCAGGTGTCccag GGGTCGGAGGTCCGGCcgcagcagcaaaagcagcagcgaAGGCAGCTAAATTTG GTGCTGGTGTCGGAGGGGTGCCAGGTGCGGTgcctggtgtcactggagtgcCAGGAGTGACACCCGGCGTCGGTGTCGTGCCTGGGTTGGTGCCGGGTGTGGGGGTACCTGGTACTGGCATCCTCCCCGGGGCAG GCATCCCCCAAGTAGGCGTGCAGCCTGGTGCTAAACCTCCCAAATTCG GTGTTCCCGGGGTTGGAGTCCCAGGGGTCGGCGGCATCCCAG GTGGCCTCGGAGTCGGTGGCCTCGGAGTCGGTGGCCTCGGAGTTGGTGGGCTTGGTGCAG GGGCTGGAGTTCCTGGCTTTGGTGTGTCACCGATATTTCCAG GTGGGGTTGCTGGCCAGCTGGGATTTGGTG GGAAGCCTGCCAAGACCTTCGGAGGAGCCCTCGGTGCCCTGGGCTTTAGAG GTGGCGTGGGCTGCGCACAAGGGAAGTACTGCGGGAGGAAGCGGAAGTAA
- the ELN gene encoding elastin isoform X29 — translation MARQAAAPLLPGVLLLFSILPASQQGGVPGAIPGGGVPGAGFFPGAGIGGLGAGLGAGGKPLKPGVGALGGLGPLGLQPGAAGLFPGGVYPGGVFPGAASAAALKAAAKAGAGIPGAFPGGVLPGAGVRFPGVGVLPGVPTGAGVKPKGPGAGAFAGIPGGYGLPYSTGFGPGGIGAGIGAVGKAGYPTGTGVGAQAAAAKAAAKYGAGVLPGVGGIPGVGGVVPGVGVVPGVGVGGPAAAAAAAKAAAKAGAFGPGVLPGVGGVPGLVPSVGAVPGLVPGVGGVPGVAGVGAPAAAAAAAKAAKYGAGVGVPGIGGVPGVPGVAGLPGVPGVAGVPGVVPGVGVGGPEAAAAAAKAAAKAAAFGAGRVPGVGVPGIGVPGVGVPGVGVPGVGVPGVGVPGVGVPGLVPGGVIPGVGGPAAAAAAKAAAKAAKYGGLAPGVGGLAPGVGGLAPGVGGLAPGVGGLAPGVGGLAPGVAGVPGVGGPAAAAKAAAKAAKFGAGVGGVPGAVPGVTGVPGVTPGVGVVPGLVPGVGVPGTGILPGAGIPQVGVQPGAKPPKFGVPGVGVPGVGGIPGGLGVGGLGVGGLGVGGLGAGAVGKPPKPGAGVPGFGVSPIFPGGVAGQLGFGGKPAKTFGGALGALGFRGGVGCAQGKYCGRKRK, via the exons ATGGCAAGGCAGGCAGCTGCACCCCTCCTTCCCGGagtcctcctcctcttctccatcctcccggCTTCCCAGCAAGGag GGGTCCCTGGTGCTATCCCGGGAGGGGGGGTCCCAGGAGCAGGCTTTTTCCCAG GTGCTGGTATTGGAGGTTTGGGAGCAG GACTCGGGGCTGGAGGGAAACCTCTCAAACCAG GGGTCGGAGCCCTCGGGGGACTCGGCCCACTTGGCCTGCAGCCAG GTGCTGCGGGTCTTTTCCCCGGAGGTGTCTACCCTGGGGGTGTCTTCCcaggtgctgcttctgctgctgcgCTCAAGGCTGCTGCGAAAGCTG GTGCTGGGATTCCTGGAGCTTTCCCAGGCGGCGTGCTCCCTGGTGCAG GTGTGCGCTTCCCTGGCGTAGGGGTGCTGCCCGGAGTACCCACTGGTGCTGGAGTCAAGCCAAAAGGTCCAG GAGCAGGTGCCTTCGCAGGAATCCCTG gTGGCTATGGATTGCCCTACAGCACTG GCTTCGGCCCCGGCGGGATAGGAGCCGGCATCGGGGCAGTAGGAAAGGCAGGGTACCCCACCGGAACAG GAGTCGgagcacaagcagcagcagcgaaAGCAGCAGCGAAATATG GAGCCGGTGTCCTGCCTGGGGTTGGCGGCATCCCAGGAGTCGGCGGAGTGGTACCCGGTGTTGGTGTAGTCCCAGGAGTTGGAG TTGGAGGgccggcagcggcggcagcagcagcaaaggcagcgGCGAAGGCAGGAGCTTTCG GTCCAGGGGTGCTGCCCGGGGTTGGTGGTGTCCCAGGCCTCGTGCCCAGCGTTGGTGCTGTCCCCGGATTGGTGCCCGGTGTTGGAGGTGTCCCCGGGGTGGCAG GTGTCGGGGcaccggcagcagcagcagcagcagcaaaggcagctaAGTATG gagctggcgTCGGTGTTCCTGGCATTGGCGGTGTTCCTGGTGTTCCTGGTGTTGCTGGGCTGCCTGGTGTGCCTGGCGTGGCTGGGGTTCCTGGTGTGGTGCCTGGTGTTGGAG TGGGTGGCCCAGAAGCTGCAGCGGCCGCGGCGAAGGCTGCAGCGAAAGCTGCGGCATTTG GAGCAGGACGTGTGCCCGGTGTCGGCGTGCCCGGCATCGGCGTGCCCGGCGTCGGCGTGCCCGGCGTCGGCGTGCCCGGAGTTGGTGTGCCTGGAGTTGGTGTGCCTGGTGTCGGCGTGCCCGGTCTGGTGCCTGGTGGAGTCATACCAG gaGTTGGAGGTCCAGCGGCCGCCGCTGCTGCCAAAGCAGctgccaaggcagccaagtacG GTGGTCTGGCTCCTGGTGTGGGTGGCCTTGCTCCTGGTGTAGGTGGCCTGGCTCCTGGTGTAGGTGGCCTGGCTCCTGGTGTAGGTGGCCTGGCTCCTGGAGTGGGTGGCCTAGCCCCTGGTGTTGCAGGTGTCccag GGGTCGGAGGTCCGGCcgcagcagcaaaagcagcagcgaAGGCAGCTAAATTTG GTGCTGGTGTCGGAGGGGTGCCAGGTGCGGTgcctggtgtcactggagtgcCAGGAGTGACACCCGGCGTCGGTGTCGTGCCTGGGTTGGTGCCGGGTGTGGGGGTACCTGGTACTGGCATCCTCCCCGGGGCAG GCATCCCCCAAGTAGGCGTGCAGCCTGGTGCTAAACCTCCCAAATTCG GTGTTCCCGGGGTTGGAGTCCCAGGGGTCGGCGGCATCCCAG GTGGCCTCGGAGTCGGTGGCCTCGGAGTCGGTGGCCTCGGAGTTGGTGGGCTTGGTGCAG GCGCTGTTGGGAAACCTCCCAAGCCAG GGGCTGGAGTTCCTGGCTTTGGTGTGTCACCGATATTTCCAG GTGGGGTTGCTGGCCAGCTGGGATTTGGTG GGAAGCCTGCCAAGACCTTCGGAGGAGCCCTCGGTGCCCTGGGCTTTAGAG GTGGCGTGGGCTGCGCACAAGGGAAGTACTGCGGGAGGAAGCGGAAGTAA
- the ELN gene encoding elastin isoform X1 — MARQAAAPLLPGVLLLFSILPASQQGGVPGAIPGGGVPGAGFFPGAGIGGLGAGLGAGGKPLKPGVGALGGLGPLGLQPGAAGLFPGGVYPGGVFPGAASAAALKAAAKAGAAVPGGVQPGVGAAGKPPKIPGAGIPGAFPGGVLPGAGVRFPGVGVLPGVPTGAGVKPKGPGAGAFAGIPGLGGFGGQQPGVPLGYPIKAPKLPGGYGLPYSTGKLPYGFGPGGIGAGIGAVGKAGYPTGTGVGAQAAAAKAAAKYGAGVLPGVGGIPGVGGVVPGVGVVPGVGVGGPAAAAAAAKAAAKAGAFGPGVLPGVGGVPGLVPSVGAVPGLVPGVGGVPGVAGVGAPAAAAAAAKAAKYGAGVGVPGIGGVPGVPGVAGLPGVPGVAGVPGVVPGVGVGGPEAAAAAAKAAAKAAAFGAGRVPGVGVPGIGVPGVGVPGVGVPGVGVPGVGVPGVGVPGLVPGGVIPGVGGPAAAAAAKAAAKAAKYGGLAPGVGGLAPGVGGLAPGVGGLAPGVGGLAPGVGGLAPGVAGVPGVGGPAAAAKAAAKAAKFGAGVGGVPGAVPGVTGVPGVTPGVGVVPGLVPGVGVPGTGILPGAGIPQVGVQPGAKPPKFGVPGVGVPGVGGIPGGLGVGGLGVGGLGVGGLGAGILYPGAVGKPPKPGAGVPGFGVSPIFPGGVAGQLGFGGKPAKTFGGALGALGFRGGVGCAQGKYCGRKRK; from the exons ATGGCAAGGCAGGCAGCTGCACCCCTCCTTCCCGGagtcctcctcctcttctccatcctcccggCTTCCCAGCAAGGag GGGTCCCTGGTGCTATCCCGGGAGGGGGGGTCCCAGGAGCAGGCTTTTTCCCAG GTGCTGGTATTGGAGGTTTGGGAGCAG GACTCGGGGCTGGAGGGAAACCTCTCAAACCAG GGGTCGGAGCCCTCGGGGGACTCGGCCCACTTGGCCTGCAGCCAG GTGCTGCGGGTCTTTTCCCCGGAGGTGTCTACCCTGGGGGTGTCTTCCcaggtgctgcttctgctgctgcgCTCAAGGCTGCTGCGAAAGCTG gtgcGGCGGTACCAGGCGGGGTGCAGCCTGGGGTTGGTGCAGCAGGGAAACCCCCCAAAATACCAG GTGCTGGGATTCCTGGAGCTTTCCCAGGCGGCGTGCTCCCTGGTGCAG GTGTGCGCTTCCCTGGCGTAGGGGTGCTGCCCGGAGTACCCACTGGTGCTGGAGTCAAGCCAAAAGGTCCAG GAGCAGGTGCCTTCGCAGGAATCCCTG GACTGGGAGGTTTTGGAGGTCAGCAGCCCGGTGTCCCTCTTGGGTATCCCATCAAAGCTCCTAAGCTCCCAG gTGGCTATGGATTGCCCTACAGCACTGGTAAGCTGCCCTACG GCTTCGGCCCCGGCGGGATAGGAGCCGGCATCGGGGCAGTAGGAAAGGCAGGGTACCCCACCGGAACAG GAGTCGgagcacaagcagcagcagcgaaAGCAGCAGCGAAATATG GAGCCGGTGTCCTGCCTGGGGTTGGCGGCATCCCAGGAGTCGGCGGAGTGGTACCCGGTGTTGGTGTAGTCCCAGGAGTTGGAG TTGGAGGgccggcagcggcggcagcagcagcaaaggcagcgGCGAAGGCAGGAGCTTTCG GTCCAGGGGTGCTGCCCGGGGTTGGTGGTGTCCCAGGCCTCGTGCCCAGCGTTGGTGCTGTCCCCGGATTGGTGCCCGGTGTTGGAGGTGTCCCCGGGGTGGCAG GTGTCGGGGcaccggcagcagcagcagcagcagcaaaggcagctaAGTATG gagctggcgTCGGTGTTCCTGGCATTGGCGGTGTTCCTGGTGTTCCTGGTGTTGCTGGGCTGCCTGGTGTGCCTGGCGTGGCTGGGGTTCCTGGTGTGGTGCCTGGTGTTGGAG TGGGTGGCCCAGAAGCTGCAGCGGCCGCGGCGAAGGCTGCAGCGAAAGCTGCGGCATTTG GAGCAGGACGTGTGCCCGGTGTCGGCGTGCCCGGCATCGGCGTGCCCGGCGTCGGCGTGCCCGGCGTCGGCGTGCCCGGAGTTGGTGTGCCTGGAGTTGGTGTGCCTGGTGTCGGCGTGCCCGGTCTGGTGCCTGGTGGAGTCATACCAG gaGTTGGAGGTCCAGCGGCCGCCGCTGCTGCCAAAGCAGctgccaaggcagccaagtacG GTGGTCTGGCTCCTGGTGTGGGTGGCCTTGCTCCTGGTGTAGGTGGCCTGGCTCCTGGTGTAGGTGGCCTGGCTCCTGGTGTAGGTGGCCTGGCTCCTGGAGTGGGTGGCCTAGCCCCTGGTGTTGCAGGTGTCccag GGGTCGGAGGTCCGGCcgcagcagcaaaagcagcagcgaAGGCAGCTAAATTTG GTGCTGGTGTCGGAGGGGTGCCAGGTGCGGTgcctggtgtcactggagtgcCAGGAGTGACACCCGGCGTCGGTGTCGTGCCTGGGTTGGTGCCGGGTGTGGGGGTACCTGGTACTGGCATCCTCCCCGGGGCAG GCATCCCCCAAGTAGGCGTGCAGCCTGGTGCTAAACCTCCCAAATTCG GTGTTCCCGGGGTTGGAGTCCCAGGGGTCGGCGGCATCCCAG GTGGCCTCGGAGTCGGTGGCCTCGGAGTCGGTGGCCTCGGAGTTGGTGGGCTTGGTGCAG GGATCTTGTATCCAGGCGCTGTTGGGAAACCTCCCAAGCCAG GGGCTGGAGTTCCTGGCTTTGGTGTGTCACCGATATTTCCAG GTGGGGTTGCTGGCCAGCTGGGATTTGGTG GGAAGCCTGCCAAGACCTTCGGAGGAGCCCTCGGTGCCCTGGGCTTTAGAG GTGGCGTGGGCTGCGCACAAGGGAAGTACTGCGGGAGGAAGCGGAAGTAA